Within Sinorhizobium sp. RAC02, the genomic segment GACAAGGACGTGGTGCAGGATCTCGACAGCATCCAGATCCTGGTGCCGGGCACGGAAGGTGGCAGCGGGCTCGACAGCGCTCCGAGCTTCGGCCTCGATTCACCGCCGCAGTTCGGGCAGTAACGCCCCTCACCCGCTCCAGACAAACGGCGCCGCTTGCCAGCGGCGCCGTTTATGCTAGAGGAGTAAATCATCATACAAATGAGGGTGGAGCCATGTCCCCGATCAATCTCGCAATCGTCGGCGTCGGCAAGATCGTGCGCGACCAGCATCTTCCGGCCGTCGCAAAGAACAGCGACTACAGGCTGATCGCCGCGGCTAGCCGCCATGGCACGGTGAATGGCATCGACAATTTCAAGTCGATCGACGAGATGTTGGTAGCGGCGCCTGATATCGCCGCCGTATCGCTCTGCATGCCGCCGCAGTATCGCTACGAAGCCGCCGAGAAGGCGCTTTCCGCCGGAAAACATGTCTTCCTCGAAAAGCCGCCCGGCGCGACCCTCTCCGAAGTCGCCGATCTCGAAGCGCTTGCTGATTCGAAGGGGCTCTCGCTCTTCGCAAGCTGGCATTCACGCTACGCGCCGGCCGTGGAAGCCGCCAAAACCTTCCTTGCCGGCACGACGATCCGCGCCATGCAGGTGATCTGGAAGGAAGACGTGCGCCACTGGCACCCGAACCAGGAATGGATCTGGCAGGCCGGCGGTCTCGGCGTCTTCGATCCCGGCA encodes:
- a CDS encoding Gfo/Idh/MocA family oxidoreductase, whose protein sequence is MSPINLAIVGVGKIVRDQHLPAVAKNSDYRLIAAASRHGTVNGIDNFKSIDEMLVAAPDIAAVSLCMPPQYRYEAAEKALSAGKHVFLEKPPGATLSEVADLEALADSKGLSLFASWHSRYAPAVEAAKTFLAGTTIRAMQVIWKEDVRHWHPNQEWIWQAGGLGVFDPGINALSIVTHILPRPAFITAATLEFPENRDAPIAASITFSDAKGLDLKADFDWRQTGKQSWDIVAQTEAGEMVLSEGGAKLSIDGKLVHDEPEQEYPMLYKRFAEIVKAGKSDVDLAPLRHVADAFMLGRRKFVEAFHD